One region of Chanodichthys erythropterus isolate Z2021 chromosome 17, ASM2448905v1, whole genome shotgun sequence genomic DNA includes:
- the stard13b gene encoding stAR-related lipid transfer protein 13 isoform X5: protein MTAKRKSLTLTLRRSFSEQLRESTSKAWDLLWKSVRERRLAEIEAKEACDWLRAAGFPQYAQLFEDSQFPIDISPVKKDHDFLDKDLVEPLCRRLNTLNKCASMKLDVNLPKKKSEDSDEDDLFAISDKWTFEWSSRRWSRLQDIDCLLRGVENKNSGENSALRTTTSSESVLTDLSEPEISSLHSESSGGSGGIPAHSAEDSDSSHRTCSDSAAMPDHTSLGVAHLSSDISSYSSLAVKHAKRGRTRAKEFLRRMEALQLQGAMGGGGNRSLVISAPVLQQEPQAVKTLRCVEIINCDMRLAEPPSGMGLPSQSSSEGSSSQSSGSAVSTPNLKERNVHRANHKRSGMYLEDVDVFSSLIQGKRVAEQNRRNEFRSYEDLVVHIPKDHKPGTFPKALSIESLSPSMATSINWHSASMDSDVQRPPSIKEPRPITQCCTRGSRISIYDNVPGSHLYASTGDLIDLEKEDLFPHLDDILQHVSGLQQIVDHWSKNVLPNSENAGKERVDFNGERQGDLQSSSQITLDFEGHSVLEGQATLSDVDRDGVSLNETESTGMRERRDSGVGASLTRPRRLRWPSFQISNRLSHSVASLQISSQSAAQLSLLQKFSLLRLTAIMEKYSMSNKHGWTWAVPKFMKRMKVPDYKDKNVFGVPLIVHVQRFGQPLPLGVQQALRYLRSQCLDQVGLFRKSGVKSRIQALRQMNESSPEDVNYEDQSAYDVADMVKQFFRDLPEPLLTSKLGETFLHIYQYVPKEQRLQAVQAAIMLMSDENREVLQTLLCFLSDVTSVQENQMTPMNIAVCLAPSLFHLNILKKDNLTPRAMQMQKKYATGRPDQKDLNENLAATQGLAHMITECNRLFEIPHEMVTQSRNSYVEAELQAPTIEELCKRQHQEEEGEDEGSWPAFMEARLQGLLKESREKAKGWVSCQSTGNTELSYKKVGDGNPLRRWRVSVEVEAPPSVVLNRVFRERHLWDVDLMNWKVCEVLDRQTEVFQYVLNCMPPHPSRDFVVLRSWRTDLPRGTCSLVSVSIEHEDCLPVGGIRAIVMESNYLLEPCGSGKSRLTHICRVDLKGRSPEWYNKAFGHLCAAEAARIRNSFQPIQTEGPETKI from the exons gcGACTGAATACGTTGAACAAGTGTGCCTCTATGAAACTTGACGTAAACCTTCCCAAGAAAAAA AGTGAAGACTCAGATGAAGATGACCTGTTTGCCATCAGTGACAAATGGACCTTTGAATGGAGCAGTCGCCGTTGGTCCAGGCTCCAAGACATTGATTGCCTGCTGAGGGGTGTGGAAAACAAGAATTCAGGGGAGAACTCTGCCCTGAGGACAACAACCAGCAGCGAGAGTGTTCTAACAGATTTGAGTGAGCCGGAGATCTCCTCGCTCCACAGCGAGAGCAGCGGTGGAAGCGGCGGTATTCCTGCGCACAGCGCAGAAGACTCGGACAGCTCGCACCGCACCTGCTCGGACTCTGCAGCCATGCCCGACCACACATCACTAGGTGTGGCCCATCTCTCTTCAGATATTTCGAGCTACAGTTCGCTGGCTGTAAAGCATGCCAAGCGAGGACGGACACGAGCTAAGGAGTTCTTACGCCGCATGGAGGCTTTGCAGTTGCAGGGAGCAATGGGTGGCGGAGGGAACAGGAGTCTTGTAATAAGTGCCCCGGTTCTCCAACAAGAACCCCAGGCTGTGAAAACTCTCCGTTGTGTGGAGATCATCAATTGTGATATGCGTCTAGCGGAGCCACCTTCCGGCATGGGGTTGCCATCCCAGTCCAGCAGTGAAGGGAGCAGCAGCCAGTCCAGCGGGAGTGCCGTCAGTACGCCAAACCTGAAGGAACGCAACGTCCACCGGGCCAATCACAAGCGGAGCGGGATGTACCTGGAGGACGTGGATGTGTTTTCCAGTCTCATCCAGGGTAAGCGTGTGGCCGAGCAGAACCGCCGCAATGAGTTCCGCTCCTACGAGGACCTGGTGGTGCATATCCCTAAAGATCACAAACCTGGAACCTTTCCCAAAGCTCTGTCCATTGAGAGTCTTTCGCCCTCAATGGCAACCTCCATCAACTGGCACTCGGCAAGCATGGACTCGGATGTCCAACGTCCACCCAGCATCAAAGAACCTCGCCCCATCACACAGTGCTGCACACGAGGTAGTCGGATCAGCATTTATGACAATGTACCTGGCTCACACCTCTATGCCAGCACTGGTGACCTCATAGACTTGGAAAAGGAAGACCTTTTCCCACATTTGGATGATATTCTGCAGCATGTTAGTGGGCTGCAACAGATCGTGGACCACTGGTCCAAGAATGTACTGCCCAATAGTGAAAATGCAGGGAAGGAGCGAGTTGATTTTAATGGAGAGAGAcaaggggacctgcagtcatctAGCCAGATCACGCTGGACTTTGAGGGGCATTCAGTGCTGGAGGGTCAGGCTACCCTCAGTGATGTAGACAGGGATGGGGTGTCGCTTAATGAAACAGAATCCACTGGAATGAGGGAAAGGAGAGACTCTGGTGTTGGGGCTTCACTTACTAGACCAAGACG CTTGCGATGGCCGAGCTTCCAAATTTCCAACCGCCTCAGCCATTCGGTCGCCTCCCTCCAGATCTCCAGCCAATCTGCCGCCCAGCTTAGTCTGCTACAGAAATTTTCCTTGCTCCGTCTCACTGCTATTATGGAGAAGTACTCCATGTCCAACAAACATGGCTGGACCTG GGCTGTGCCAAAGTTTATGAAGAGGATGAAGGTTCCAGACTACAAGGATAAGAATGTGTTTGGGGTTCCACTGATTGTGCATGTGCAACGCTTCGGTCAGCCTCTGCCTCTTGGCGTGCAGCAGGCTTTGCGCTACCTCAGGAGCCAATGCCTTGATCAG GTGGGTCTTTTTCGCAAGTCTGGAGTGAAGTCTCGTATCCAAGCTCTCAGACAGATGAATGAGAGTTCTCCAGAAGATGTCAACTATGAAGACCAGTCTGCATATGATGTGGCCGACATGGTCAAACAGTTCTTCAGGGATCTGCCTGAGCCACTTCTGACCAGCAAACTTGGTGAAACCTTCCTCCACATTTACCAAT ATGTGCCCAAAGAGCAGCGCTTACAGGCTGTGCAGGCGGCCATCATGCTGATGTCAGATGAAAACAGGGAAGTATTGCAAACACTGCTCTGCTTCCTGAGCGATGTCACTTCCGTGCAAGAGAATCAAATGACACCTATGAACATCGCAGTTTGTTTGGCACCTTCGCTTTTTCATCTCAACATCCTGAAGAAGGACAATCTTACACCAAG AGCTATGCAGATGCAGAAAAAGTATGCTACAGGGAGGCCAGACCAAAAGGACCTGAATGAAAACCTGGCTGCCACTCAGGGCCTGGCACACATGATCACAGAGTGTAACCGCTTGTTTGAG ATTCCACATGAAATGGTGACACAATCGCGGAACTCTTACGTGGAGGCGGAGCTTCAGGCTCCCACAATTGAGGAGCTCTGTAAGCGGCAACATCAAGAGGAAGAGGGGGAAGATGAAGGCTCCTGGCCTGCATTCATGGAGGCCAGACTGCAGGGTCTCCTCAAAGAATCACGGGAAAAGGCCAAAGGTTGGGTATCCTGCCAGAGCACCGGTAACACCGAGCTGTCCTATAAGAAG GTgggtgatgggaaccctcttcGACGTTGGCGGGTCTCGGTGGAGGTGGAGGCTCCTCCCTCTGTGGTTCTGAACCGTGTTTTTCGGGAACGCCACCTGTGGGACGTGGATCTGATGAATTGGAAAGTGTGTGAGGTCCTGGACAGGCAGACGGAAGTGTTCCAGTATGTCCTCAACTGTATGCCCCCACATCCCAGCAGAGACTTTGTGGTGCTTAG GTCATGGAGGACAGATCTGCCGCGGGGGACGTGTTCTCTGGTGTCTGTGTCTATCGAGCATGAGGACTGTCTGCCTGTAGGGGGCATCAGAGCTATAGTGATGGAATCCAATTACTTACTGGAGCCCTGTGGCTCTGGCAAGTCCAGACTCACCCACATCTGCAGAGTGGACCTGAA GGGGAGATCTCCAGAGTGGTATAACAAAGCATTCGGACACCTTTGCGCCGCCGAAGCTGCTCGTATTCGCAATTCCTTTCAGCCGATCCAAACAGAGGGTCCGGAAACAAAAATTTGA